The stretch of DNA TCTCTGCGCGCTCGCGCTCCCGGGCTGTCGGGCGGCGGCCGCCCCCTTCATTTCTCCGCCCAAGTCTGTGCAGCGCCTAAAActgcaaagagaagaaggcgacgcgtctcGCGAAGCTGAGCTCCAACCCCACTCGGACTGCTTCGCCACCgcttcgccgcgctctctctggggCCTCCCCCCCGCCACTTCATGTGCCTCCgggtttcccctcttttcgtctGGACAGCCCTTCGACTTTTCAGCCCTCGCGAGCGCTGTCGGTGCGCCCGCGAGTCTCTCGGACGCGCTCGGGTCGGAGGCCGGCTGCTGCACGCACTGTGGAAGCTTCGTGCTCTGCGACGCGTTCTCGCCGAACTTCTTCGGTCGGTCCTGGCGCGAGCAAATGGGCGAAGTCGCGCGGATCGCGAACTGCGTGGAAATTGCGGGACTCTGCCACGATCTCGGCCACGGCCCCTTCAGCCACACGTTCGAGAGCGGCTTCGTGAACCACGCAGACATCCGCAAgcgacgcgagggagacagctgcCTCTTCGCGGGGGCGACCAGTCTCTGGTCCCACGAACAAATGTCCCTGCAGATGGCCGAGAAAGTCTTCGATCCCCTCACAGACATTggcggcgaacgcgaagtcgacgaagaagacctCCACATGGTGAAAAACATGATCGCAGGCGTTCCCCCGGAGTGGATGCGCCGCGGCGCAACGGGGCTCGACCCCCTGGACTCCCTCACCAGAGCCAGCTTTGACATTGTCGGTACGAAACaacgagaaaggaacgaatgaaaagaaggaaaaagacggaatAGACGAAGAatgggaagaaagaaggacgaagagcgaagcgggATGCTGAAAGTGTATAGGCGCATTTTTCGACAAAGGTATCGCGGCTTTGGAGTGCCCCGCCCTGCTTCTCGCTTGATCTCTCTTCCTGACTGCCTTCTGTGCATCTCACTCGAAACGCACACTCGGGTTCTTTCGTTGACCGCGTCCTTGCGGGGAGTCtctgcgcgtctttcctgcgATGCGTCTCGCGCAGCGAACAAGAGGAACGGACTGGACGTGGACCGATTCGACTACTGCAGACGAGACGCAGCTATCCTGCCGCCGTCGAACCCACTGCCCTCAGCGGCCGTCAACCGCCTGCTCGACTACAGTAGCGTCATCGACAGCGAGATCTGCTTCAACATCAAGGAACTGCACACCGTCTTCAATCTCTTCTAcacgcgcttctccctcttcaaAACTGTCTACACACACCGAATGGTCAAGGCCATGGAGCTCATGCTCTGCGAGGCCTTCCGCCGTGCAGATCCAACTTTCCATTGGAGCGACAAAATCCACTCGGTACGAAACAGTGCCTCTCATgggtgcacacacacatatatacacacgtaTAGATGTTTTTATACATGTATTGGTGCATGGATGCAGGTAGATTAACATGCTCAATATCTCACACATCTGcctatacctatatatatatatatatatatatgcatatgaaCGTGCGCACACGTAGACAGACATATGTGTACCCACATCTGCAAGCAAAGATATAAGCATATACATTCATTTatagatgtagatagatCTATGTAGAGATAGGTACGAATCTGGAGAATATTGCGTGGCTGGAGACATCTCAGGATTggccgttttctttttttcttggcTTTTGCTTCGCCAGCCTGACGAATTCCTGGAGTTGACTGACGAGCGGCTTCTCTACGATGTCCGCGCGCATCCGCTCTTTTCTGGCCGATCAAAATTCACGAGCGAcctcgacgacgaggaacgcgaaaacCTCACCGAAGCGAAACGGCTGATTGACCTCGTCACGCGAAACCGAAAATCGGCCGACATCTTCAGATTCGCTGGAGAAGTTCCTCTGCAGGTCCGTTGTGCTTCATCtatatctatttatctatctatctatctatctatctatctatctatctatctatctatccatatgtatctatctatccatccagatctatctatccatccatatctatatctatctatctatccatccagatctatctatccatccatatctgtatctatctatctatctatctatctatctatctatctatctctatctatctatctatctgtctatctatctatatctatctatctatctatctatctatctatctatactTCTATACTTCTATATGAATCcacatatacagatatatacaggtATATctatacgcatatatgtatatatatatatatatatatttaccATCGGACGTCAACATATATCTGTAAAGAAATATCTACAGATtgatatgcatacatgcgtCTGTATTTACATATATTTGTTGGCCTAGTTCGATACAATGTCACTTGATAGAAGGGAGCGTTCGGTCACCAACCCGAAGAAATTCTATTCGATCTGTTTTTTACTCTCTTCCACATCATTGTCGCGGTTTTGcttgttttcttttcaggaATGTGACAACCAGAAACTGCGCGAATTGGAGGCCCTCGCAAGCCCCGACAGCATCGCTCAACACGCGCCCTGCAGTCAGCCTGGCCTCCCTGGCCTCGCCTCGGAAAGCTGCCGCCTCAAGGCGCAAGATCTCATTGTGGATTGTGCGTCAAAAAATGGGGAACACAGAAACCCTCTGAAGAGGACAGAAACTTTCTTGATACGCACACTCAAACATCCCTACCTACGTATaatatctctctctctctctctctctctctatatatatatatatatagatatgttTATGGGCATATGCCATGTTGCACGTGTAGCGATACCTATGTGTATATCCACGCAGTCGCACAGGTATGTCCACAGCTATGCATTTATAGTtttatacatgtatatatatatatatatatgggcaTCTGCGTATGCCGGTGAACACGTGCGTGTGCAGTCAGCCACGGCTGTGTATGTGGGTGTACGTCTGCCTCTGCGTACACACCTGAGGATTTCTGTTTTCGGGGAGCATGGCGAGATTTACTCCGCTTTTTACGGCCACTGAGTGGTTCTGGGCGCGATACCCCAGCAGATTCGAGGCGTGGTGGAtgcctgtttctctgttggATTTTGCCTTTCCCCCCGGCCACCCTCCGCGGTCCGTTTCAGGGAACACGAATCACTACGGCCAGGGGCAAGAAGATCCTTTGCAGTGCGTGCGGTTCTACAGCCCCGACAACGAAGACGTTTCTTTCCACGCATGCGATGAGACGCGCCGCCTGTACCCCAAGTCGTTTCAGGAAAGGTACTTGCGGCTGTACTGCAAAGAAACGCGCAAGCTGGAAGTCGCAAAGACTGCTTTCCAGGCCTTCTGCCGACACCACGGGCTGACCATCCAGGTAACCATTCGTAGCCGCCGAcacgcctcgtcttcccgtctcgcctcatggtttcgtttctcttttctccaaTGCCCGCTTTCATTtctgctttcctctttcATTTTCTTCGGTTTCCATTCGCCTGTCGTTTGGTTTTTGCGGCTAcagagcgacggcgcctcggccATCCCTCTCGTGGCCCAGCCTTCGTGCTCCACTCGCGGGGGGGGAAACCTTAGCGCTCTCGTCTGGCGGTGCGGcagtcgccgtcgctcctccgtttcctccgtcCGACGAAGCAGCTTCTCGAGCGACCGCGACATGCACGAGAGAAGTTTCGGCGCCTGTCCCCGCCACCCCCTCGCGTCTGGCcccgggtgtacgtacactcgaCACCCTGGCGACTGCAGCCGGAGTGCGAACGCGACGAGTTTCGGGCTTTCGCGGACCTCGCTGTACAGCCCAGACTGGTCGCCGTCTTCTACCCGCACGCTTCGTGTTTTTCCGCGACTGCAGCTGAGACGCCAAGCTCACGACTTTATTTACTTTCGCCCCACGCGCCTAGGCAGACCAGAAGCCTCGTGGGAGGCGTCTGCGGGGCTGGCTGGCCCTCAGCGAGGTGGTTTGCCGCTCAGGAACCACGCGTCGAGAGACGACGGACGTGcccgaggcgacagagacgcaacagagaaagaaggaacgcgagcCTGTCTCTGGTACACAGTCGCGGGAGAAAAAGTGGACGCAGCAGGAGGCTGcgtggacgagaagaaaagcatgcgaagagagagaggggccgCGAGCCTGCGAGGGCAACACATGCGCGAcggtgtatggacacctggagaagacgacacaCGCCTGAAGCGGCAAAAACTCGCAAACGACGACGGAGGACTGTGAGGAGAGCGTTTCAAAAAAGTtgaaaggaaacgaggtTTCTCAGCGCCGTGTCTGCCGACGTCCGGCAGCTGAACGGAGAACAAAGGGGAGGATCTCTCTGGTCGGGTTACTtcggaaaaggaaaagcacTGACTGGTGCCTAAGAGAAGGTGCATCGCGACAAGGGAACGACCTGCGCGGAGctgtgaggaagaagacaaagaaggatGGAAGGGCCGCCAatgcgcgcgagagagggaaaaacacAGGCGCAAGTGTtaggaggaaggaaaacgtcAGTggacgaaaaggcgaaggagacgcgagcaggTCGGCACTTCGGACAACAAAACATAGCCACGTGCCCACGAAGGCGCAAGCGCATagacaaaagagaggcgaggagagaaggaatgcTGGTAGGTTTGTGAGGAGCGGCTGGCGGGTGTCTCGTCGAGTTTTCGCATGGCCGATGAAGAGaacgacagaaagaagagatggACATTGAGGCGTCGTACAGGGGCGCTTGGTCGCAGATAGCATGGACAACGCGTGAAGACGCACGCTTCTTGTTCACTCGACAGGCATTCCTCGCACTTTTTGCTCCCCCTACTCGACTCCTTTCCTGCCGATCACACCGTCTCAGGTTCGCCtgttcttgtctcttctccgctttgcccctgcctctttcttccccgaCTCTAGTCTCTAGCgatgcgcctctctctcccttaatctctttcctccctatcttctgtgtctctgtctctctcaccagtttttcttctctgtctctctgctcagTTTTCTCAATGCATGTCTCCTCagttttcgtcctctcctctctctgtatctctaCTCGTTGTCGAGTTCGCTGCctgtctgtcgctcttccctcctcgctttttcgtcttGCTGAGCCGCGATTGTCTGGATGCGCGCCGCTGCACTGGCCTTTTTGCGACAGAAACCCGCCGCTGTGGAGGAAACATTTCTCGTTTCGTTAAATCTAATTTTACTCGGAAAACGTTCCCATGAAAATTCACTCCAAacgcctctccgcgtctcttaTCTCTCGAGCCCCACAATTCACGTTCGCACATCCGCTGACACTCACAAGCATCTATACATCCCGAACGaaacatttatatatatatatatatatatatatatatatatatgcgaaTATATAGGAATAGATACACAAACGCAAATGCGCAACTTGGAATCCTTAAATGAATATATGCTCAATGTATGCacatgtttatatatatgagaTTCAGTATACTAAAGCTCACCTTCATGGACATGCGGGGATGCGCAACGGGAGAGATACTTTGAGGTGTGAAAAGGCCAGTACAgcacggggaagagaaagatagATTCCCAGGGTAATGCTGACACAGCGGGTTTGGAATTTGGATGTAAACGATCGACAAGCTCTTGTTTTCCTGGGGCGGGAAATTTTCGCGAGATGCGACGACAACGCCGCAGAgcagagaagcaagaaagaacacacaaaaacaccCTGGGATCTGGACTCGTATATCGACCTTACTAGGGAAAGGGACACACTGTCTGCGTGCGCTCGCGCACCAAATGTGAGAGCGTAAAAACACTCGAGGGGTGGTCAAAAGACGTGCAACATTTTCTGGGAGAAAACTGTGATCTGTCGAATCTACTGGGAGCTGGCAAGTCTACACAGTGCATGCTGACGCCGCGAACGTCTCCGGGCCTTGGTTCAACGCACAGTTCAGGTGTCGTGTCACTCTGCGAAAACGGAGTGTGAAGACATCTTTTCCTCATCCGTAGGCGCCACCGACGCAAACCATCGTGAATGCGCACCATAACTATCAAATACACGAtcatatctatatatacatatataaatatagtCAAGTGTACGTCCCGCGTAAGAAGCAGCAGGGAACACGTACGATTTGGCGTGTTTTAAAGTAGCCTAGAGGTCGGTGAACAGCATGTGGTATGTGGAACAACAACCCGCTCCTAAGTGTATTCTCGTCCACCGTCTTTGCCATACATACGTAACTTGCATGCATTcatatgtgtatgtttgtatgtgtgtacgcatgcatatatatatatatatatatatatatatatggacaaGCTTAGTGGGAAGGCGCAGTGTGGGCCTCGATTCTTGCGGAGGCAATTACGAGCAGTGAGAAGCGGATGCTCCCAGCTTCAAGCGAACATGTGCGTTTTcgggaaacggaagacaaCGGCAGTTTCAAGaagatagagagaaagacgagaaggagaaacgtgCGCTGGTTGACGGCGGACCGGAGCAGCGAGGCGGTGAAAATATGAGGAAAccgggacgagagagaaagaagacacggacAGAAACCACTCTCTGATTCGCCCCTCTCATCGACCAGTTGCCCCCAAACAAGCTGGAAGGTCCCCCGCCCGAACCTCGCGCGCAACGcacaggaaagaagcaaagggTATCACAAGTTCATGGCGAATGCACCGTCGCCGAACGGAgaacagcgaggaaggcgccgaagcgaaggacccgaaaaagacggaaaagagcaagagagagcaagagagagaaaaccgaaagGGGACCAAGCAAGACGAAACGAAGGCTTGACACACGCATACTTGGGCGTGGATGCGGCGCCTGACTCGAAAAGTGCCTTGGCCGAGGTGTACGTCCACCCGAGGCGCAACCGGAGACAGGCGtctgaggtgtacatacaccgggCCCTCGAGCGGGCGTTTCTCTCAGAGAGCGCCGTTCGTTTCCAGTCATGCCCCTAgtacctctctctccagagcaAGGAACGACTGGGACAGAACAAACTGGGAGTTTCCCCCGTCCGCATTCGtgcgcagaaaagcgaatcggagagagcagacgaGGGAGTAACGAACAGGTCTTGTCGGCAGAAGCACGGGCACGGAGAAACACCGattttgcgtcttttctcgatCGGAACAAAACCGATTTCGAGGCGAGACTCAGAGGGGTCAACGGGATAGACGCAGCGCGTCCCCATCCTTCTCAGGCAGAGAACGTGAAACAAACAAAATTTTCCGGCGTCAGCGGTGGCCGCCGCAGTTGAGATCCATGAATCCGGATgaacgaaaaaaaggaaacacgagaaCGTGTTTTGATCGGCGCTGGAActgtgcgtgtgtgcatgcacacccaGGCGTCGGTTACGCTTCTGTGGAGGAGCGACACATCCTTCATCGAGCGCCTGTCCAAAAAACGCGTGCAGAGATGCACATGTCTAGGCCTAGCGACAGCCACCTTCATAAAATAGAAATCTACAGAAAACCGGGAATCCTATCGGTTTCCGGCAGTGCTCGTGATGTGGCCCTGCGCGAGTGCACCAGCATCGATCGAGTCAGCTGCGAGCTCGAGCGCCAGGAAGCAGCTGGAGACGGGACggaagccgagaaggcgagagcgggagagaacaagaaaaacaggaCCCCGGGGAGttgagaagaggaaacaagaTGAGGCACGCCTTGGGGGAATGCCGCGCAGAGGACAAACAAATGACAAAAAGGGAGGGAAccaaagaggaaggcatGGCAGAGGAGGGAAGTGCCCGAgcaagcggaagaaaggggaacaCGCGCTGGAAAaagaggcgcctcgcgctttCTACCCAaccacgaaaaaaacgcctGTATTCAGATTCTCAAACGGAACAACGGAGACAAATAGGCAAACCACGGTCGATGCTTTACCCCTAGACGCCAGTGCTTGCCCCCAAACCTAAAACAAATTCGTGTACTGGAGATGCTTGATCATCTACACACATCCCCGTGGACACATGTCGACAGACCGGAACGCGCACAGTGAGCTGACAGCTCTCTTCTTGAGATCTCCACATCTACATGAACATCCGCATGTCACTGTCGCATCCACAAACATACCTACACCTCTCCACTTACATACAAacgacatatatatatatatatatatatacgtatacatatatatacagatatatacttacacgtatatatatgtagtttAGAGATTGATTGGTCGAGCGGGAGGAGGAATGGACgggggaaaaaaggcaaagagggaaagaagacaagaccAGACAGGGCGAAACCATGCGGGTAACTAGGCGCGGCCTCAGCTGTCCACGGGACTGGGCGCTCGAACAGACgcgaggctgcagagaacgGCGTCAATGACGGAAGGCGGCAGCTGTCGAGTGATGTCGTCAATTCTCTGAAAAGAACAGGCGGCCCGAATCGACAG from Neospora caninum Liverpool complete genome, chromosome XI encodes:
- a CDS encoding Metal dependent phosphohydrolase, related; the protein is MCPSCSSSETPPAASPSSQEAKRRFVEAHAAHLSSVSSFPSFTRGHRECTRTDPKAEAGEPTGLRDGAQTENGEQETSPPLQGTSPSSCPSACFVPLSPVPPPSSAPLPQSSTAVVDFLNSAGLQNAASVAIELRTHLGVCTVEDLLVAVFFDVDEETLASVACENRGEASDRLGIPQNLPRFSRFLASLSQFRARRGSHQASSRRSSPTTGSPSSRSDSARALKANGDPASVGFLSTSSVSGDSGDTASSLFLCSTSQGGTGFAPQASVDIGTLSDPLFASHSSTLHEAAKQLGAPNGSPTNRSTSDVWSLASSSRPLRLDLPVSPFLGQKASATCGDEAEESPETRCTDTQETNDTDRPAAERQGPQEACTCCKCPLFLEEGTTECLCRYVRGRNMEQLSDVSEEDKKAIVLLLVSYAKNHLSEIEFALLPYSVRSATRKLKQRGISSFARIAAVCLTGVDPVLQPSSPSPLSSPRSASSSSSSSSSYSSSSSSSSSSSSFASSSASASSPSSFLPVPRRPTEWLREEGGLSPLEASHVFKATRQVAADRLRFRLASAFSSYSPRDLLGRVDKDIKQIADRVYSSVQFDRWVFDNVIDTPYVQRLRQLKQLGACIMVFPSATHTRFEHSLGVGYLARSFFSKLALKMGFAALPGCAAGLPGWTETPACLCALALPGCRAAAAPFISPPKSVQRLKLQREEGDASREAELQPHSDCFATASPRSLWGLPPATSCASGFPLFSSGQPFDFSALASAVGAPASLSDALGSEAGCCTHCGSFVLCDAFSPNFFGRSWREQMGEVARIANCVEIAGLCHDLGHGPFSHTFESGFVNHADIRKRREGDSCLFAGATSLWSHEQMSLQMAEKVFDPLTDIGGEREVDEEDLHMVKNMIAGVPPEWMRRGATGLDPLDSLTRASFDIVANKRNGLDVDRFDYCRRDAAILPPSNPLPSAAVNRLLDYSSVIDSEICFNIKELHTVFNLFYTRFSLFKTVYTHRMVKAMELMLCEAFRRADPTFHWSDKIHSPDEFLELTDERLLYDVRAHPLFSGRSKFTSDLDDEERENLTEAKRLIDLVTRNRKSADIFRFAGEVPLQECDNQKLRELEALASPDSIAQHAPCSQPGLPGLASESCRLKAQDLIVDWNTNHYGQGQEDPLQCVRFYSPDNEDVSFHACDETRRLYPKSFQERYLRLYCKETRKLEVAKTAFQAFCRHHGLTIQSDGASAIPLVAQPSCSTRGGGNLSALVWRCGSRRRSSVSSVRRSSFSSDRDMHERSFGACPRHPLASGPGCTYTRHPGDCSRSANATSFGLSRTSLYSPDWSPSSTRTLRVFPRLQLRRQAHDFIYFRPTRLGRPEASWEASAGLAGPQRGGLPLRNHASRDDGRARGDRDATEKEGTRACLWYTVAGEKVDAAGGCVDEKKSMRRERGAASLRGQHMRDGVWTPGEDDTRLKRQKLANDDGGL